A single genomic interval of uncultured Sphaerochaeta sp. harbors:
- a CDS encoding amino acid--tRNA ligase-related protein: protein MKTAAQQRSRMNRAIRTFFDERSYTEVDTPILSPTLIPEATIENFSTRFENPFLPSKDLYLVPSPEIFMKQLIAEGIGSIYQISHCFRNSEQLGNIHNIEFSMLEYYTIGADEQDSITLTEDLVASLLSEDSPQDLRPPFRRMSVEEAMLTYAGIDLKLNQRQSSLAKEAQRLGLSLPPGPESWEDTFNRIFLTFVEPNLPQDCPLVLEQYPRQIACLAKADGLYRRRWELYIRGVEIANCYDEERSENTISAYYQSEYAKLVENRMDSGSVIPDTDPSLAHTFASMPQCSGVAMGLDRLLMLLMDKRSLQGVILFPLSDMLRNGDTRNL, encoded by the coding sequence ATGAAAACAGCAGCACAGCAAAGGAGCAGGATGAATAGGGCTATCCGCACCTTTTTTGACGAACGTTCCTACACGGAAGTCGACACCCCCATACTCAGTCCCACTCTGATACCTGAAGCTACCATCGAGAACTTTTCCACACGGTTTGAGAACCCCTTTCTACCCTCCAAGGATCTCTACCTGGTTCCTTCACCCGAGATTTTCATGAAGCAGCTTATCGCGGAGGGAATCGGCAGTATCTACCAGATCAGCCATTGCTTCAGGAACAGTGAACAACTGGGAAATATCCACAATATCGAGTTCTCAATGCTTGAATATTACACCATAGGTGCAGATGAACAGGACTCCATCACCCTCACTGAAGATCTTGTCGCCTCACTGCTGAGTGAGGACAGTCCACAGGACCTGAGGCCTCCCTTCAGAAGAATGAGTGTTGAAGAGGCAATGCTCACCTATGCGGGGATTGACCTGAAACTCAACCAGCGACAAAGCTCGCTTGCCAAGGAAGCACAGAGACTCGGTCTTTCTCTCCCCCCTGGGCCGGAAAGCTGGGAGGACACATTCAACAGGATTTTCCTGACCTTCGTTGAGCCAAACCTTCCCCAAGACTGCCCCTTGGTACTGGAGCAGTATCCAAGGCAGATTGCCTGCCTTGCAAAGGCTGACGGCCTTTACCGACGAAGGTGGGAACTGTACATCAGAGGTGTGGAAATCGCCAACTGTTATGACGAAGAGAGAAGTGAAAACACCATCTCTGCCTACTACCAGAGTGAGTATGCAAAGCTGGTGGAAAACAGGATGGACAGTGGCTCTGTCATCCCTGATACCGACCCCTCTCTTGCCCATACCTTTGCATCCATGCCCCAGTGTTCAGGGGTAGCCATGGGCCTTGATCGCCTGTTGATGTTGCTTATGGATAAAAGGAGTCTGCAGGGGGTGATTCTTTTTCCGCTTTCTGATATGCTGAGGAATGGCGATACGCGTAATTTGTAA
- the mnmE gene encoding tRNA uridine-5-carboxymethylaminomethyl(34) synthesis GTPase MnmE: MREYVTDDIIYALATPWAQSALAVIRVSGEGCKALLATRFSRPKALKEAGNATLVHGYLQDEAGRKLDEVVAAIYTEGHGYTLEEAIEFSCHGSLAVIKEILALFSRLGMRSAEGGEFTFRAFLHGRLDLTQAEAVQELVVSQSERSRALALGRLEGSLKERISSLKQQLMQVMAAVEVQLDYAEDELDAFVFPRAQLVDLITQLHHLSETYQVGKLYKSGARIVLAGSTNAGKELSLFNLLLKQERSIVSPVKGTTRDYIEADLSIEGIPIRLYDTAGLRESSDSIESEGIKRTERLIGQADLVVFLVDSTMMGHVPEEDERTLVVYNKSDLARPPKGKLAISAQSGEGVDRLLHEISTRLTSGFSVSGDELLIIESERQYQLLDASEVALGRALELVDEDIPLDITAVELGEALDNLGQLTGEVTPSDILETIFSGFCVGK, translated from the coding sequence ATGAGAGAGTATGTAACCGACGATATCATCTATGCCCTTGCCACGCCATGGGCACAGAGCGCGTTAGCGGTCATAAGGGTCAGTGGGGAAGGGTGCAAAGCACTGCTTGCAACTCGTTTTTCCCGACCTAAAGCCTTAAAAGAAGCTGGTAATGCCACTTTGGTGCATGGGTACCTGCAGGATGAAGCAGGAAGAAAACTTGATGAGGTTGTTGCCGCCATTTATACGGAAGGACACGGGTATACGCTGGAGGAAGCTATTGAGTTTTCTTGTCATGGCTCTCTTGCTGTGATCAAGGAAATACTGGCACTGTTTTCCCGACTGGGTATGCGTAGTGCAGAAGGTGGTGAATTCACCTTCCGTGCATTCTTGCACGGTCGGTTGGATCTGACCCAGGCAGAAGCTGTGCAGGAGCTGGTGGTGAGCCAGAGTGAACGCTCCAGGGCTCTTGCCCTGGGACGGCTTGAAGGGAGCTTGAAGGAACGTATCAGTTCCCTGAAGCAACAATTGATGCAGGTCATGGCTGCTGTCGAGGTACAACTCGACTATGCGGAGGATGAGCTGGATGCATTTGTGTTTCCCCGTGCCCAGCTCGTTGATTTGATAACCCAACTCCACCATCTCTCTGAGACGTACCAGGTAGGAAAGCTCTACAAGAGTGGGGCCAGGATTGTGCTTGCCGGTTCTACCAATGCAGGGAAAGAGCTCTCTCTGTTCAATTTGCTGCTGAAGCAGGAGCGTTCGATAGTCAGCCCTGTAAAGGGAACCACCCGTGATTATATAGAAGCCGACCTGTCGATCGAGGGTATCCCGATTCGCCTGTACGATACAGCGGGACTCAGGGAGAGCTCTGACAGTATTGAGAGTGAAGGCATTAAACGAACAGAACGCCTTATTGGGCAGGCAGACTTGGTGGTATTTCTTGTTGACAGCACCATGATGGGGCATGTACCTGAAGAGGATGAACGGACCTTGGTGGTCTACAACAAGAGTGATCTTGCAAGGCCACCCAAAGGGAAACTTGCTATCAGCGCCCAAAGTGGGGAAGGAGTGGATCGTTTGCTCCATGAGATCTCTACTCGCCTGACCAGTGGGTTCTCCGTCAGTGGTGATGAACTCCTGATCATTGAATCGGAGCGGCAGTACCAACTCTTGGATGCAAGCGAAGTGGCGCTTGGCCGAGCGCTCGAACTGGTGGATGAGGATATCCCATTGGATATCACTGCTGTAGAGTTGGGAGAGGCGTTGGACAATCTTGGTCAGTTGACCGGAGAGGTTACCCCCTCCGATATTCTTGAGACAATCTTCAGTGGATTTTGTGTAGGAAAATAA
- the mnmG gene encoding tRNA uridine-5-carboxymethylaminomethyl(34) synthesis enzyme MnmG, with protein MDYDAIVVGGGHAGIEASLALSRIGYKTLLITQNLDAIGRLSCNPAIGGLSKGNIVREVDALGGEMAHLIDHSMIQYRILNRRRGPAVQAPRAQADKFTYARLAKETLEREHNLSLFMDTVVDLQLDATGKRLVGVITQRRHTISAKVVVLTTGTFMEGRIFIGEYDAPNGRLDEPAAIGLGTNLRKKGFPVGRLKTGTPARVRKSSLDFDKMELQDGEELMMPFSYDYDSINRPQVPCYITWTNEKTHAIIQDNIHRSPLYGGKIIGTGPRYCPSIEDKVVRFPDRDRHQIFVEPEGIGTEEMYLNGISSSLPEDVQWDFVHSITGLEHAQIMRPAYAVEYDFIDPQALFPSLESKLVENLFIAGQTNGTSGYEEAACQGLMAGINAAQKLKGEDPLVLSRNEAYTGVLIDDLVTMGTKEPYRMFTSRAEYRLNLRHDSCDQRLTEKGFRVGLQSEESLSRLQQKMEKMETVKDLLRQRKVGEKSAIQALKMPEVTMASLQETIPELSAFEEPIRYQVELDVKYEGYINRQERQINRFEKLESLHISQDFDYDALDGLSAEGKEKLKKVMPISVGQASRISGVRNSDIALLIVHLDRGGNRER; from the coding sequence ATGGATTATGATGCAATCGTAGTGGGAGGGGGCCATGCCGGTATTGAGGCATCCTTGGCTCTCTCCAGAATAGGATACAAGACGCTCTTGATCACCCAGAACCTCGATGCAATCGGGCGTTTGTCGTGTAATCCGGCAATCGGTGGGCTCTCCAAGGGAAATATTGTCAGGGAAGTTGATGCCCTTGGTGGTGAGATGGCCCACCTGATAGACCACTCCATGATACAGTACCGCATACTCAACAGGAGACGCGGTCCTGCTGTACAGGCTCCCCGTGCCCAGGCTGACAAATTCACCTACGCACGACTCGCCAAGGAAACACTGGAACGTGAACATAACCTTTCCCTGTTCATGGACACGGTTGTCGACCTCCAGCTCGATGCAACCGGCAAGCGCCTTGTGGGGGTAATTACCCAAAGACGGCATACCATCTCCGCAAAGGTAGTCGTCCTTACCACCGGAACCTTCATGGAAGGAAGAATTTTCATAGGAGAGTATGATGCACCCAACGGTCGCTTGGATGAACCGGCTGCCATTGGACTGGGCACGAATCTCAGGAAAAAGGGTTTCCCGGTGGGGAGGTTGAAGACCGGCACCCCTGCCAGGGTACGCAAATCCTCCCTGGACTTCGACAAGATGGAGTTGCAGGATGGGGAAGAGCTTATGATGCCCTTCAGCTATGATTATGACAGCATCAACAGGCCCCAGGTTCCTTGCTACATTACCTGGACCAATGAGAAAACCCACGCAATCATTCAGGATAATATCCATCGTTCCCCCCTTTATGGTGGGAAGATCATTGGGACCGGACCACGCTATTGTCCTTCAATTGAAGACAAGGTGGTTCGATTCCCCGATCGTGACCGGCACCAGATTTTTGTGGAACCTGAGGGTATCGGGACAGAGGAGATGTACCTAAACGGTATCTCTTCCTCCCTTCCTGAAGATGTGCAGTGGGACTTTGTCCACAGCATTACGGGTTTGGAACATGCTCAGATCATGCGCCCCGCCTACGCAGTCGAATATGATTTCATCGATCCCCAAGCCCTATTCCCTTCCCTGGAGAGCAAGCTGGTTGAGAATCTCTTCATTGCAGGCCAGACAAATGGTACCAGTGGATACGAGGAAGCTGCCTGTCAGGGATTGATGGCAGGAATCAATGCAGCGCAGAAGCTCAAGGGGGAAGACCCTCTTGTGCTCAGTCGTAATGAAGCCTATACAGGGGTCCTTATTGATGACTTGGTAACCATGGGGACCAAGGAACCCTACCGTATGTTCACCAGCAGAGCAGAGTATCGGCTTAATCTTCGTCATGACAGCTGCGACCAGCGCCTTACCGAGAAAGGGTTCCGCGTTGGATTGCAATCTGAAGAGAGCCTCTCCCGTCTTCAGCAGAAAATGGAGAAGATGGAAACTGTGAAGGATCTGCTCCGTCAGCGGAAGGTCGGCGAGAAGAGTGCAATTCAGGCACTCAAGATGCCTGAAGTCACGATGGCCAGCCTCCAGGAAACGATTCCAGAGCTCTCTGCCTTTGAGGAGCCGATTCGTTACCAGGTGGAACTGGATGTGAAATATGAAGGCTATATCAACCGCCAGGAGCGACAGATCAACCGATTTGAGAAACTGGAGAGTCTCCATATCAGTCAGGATTTTGACTATGATGCATTGGATGGCTTAAGTGCAGAGGGCAAGGAGAAGCTCAAAAAAGTGATGCCGATCTCAGTGGGACAGGCATCCAGAATCAGCGGTGTTCGCAATAGTGATATTGCCCTCTTGATCGTTCATCTGGATAGGGGAGGGAACCGTGAGCGGTAA
- the rsmG gene encoding 16S rRNA (guanine(527)-N(7))-methyltransferase RsmG, producing MSGKYAALIQEGLDAMQLVWSDEQLFQLQRYIAEVELFNPVYKLVGAEGKELVIRHIFDSLAAVSPISEIARKYENPCFADLGSGAGLPGIPLAIALENYSFTLVERMERRVNFLRNALVATGLSERVQIVSQDLKQVRQKFDVITFRAFRPLVEILDLVDPILSDGGVVCAYKGVLDQVEAELDQVASQCKSRWSAQYIPLTVPQLDANRTLCVLTKI from the coding sequence GTGAGCGGTAAGTATGCTGCCTTGATACAGGAAGGCCTCGATGCCATGCAACTGGTATGGTCCGATGAACAGTTGTTCCAATTGCAGCGGTATATTGCAGAGGTTGAGCTTTTTAATCCCGTTTACAAGTTGGTTGGAGCTGAGGGAAAAGAGTTGGTCATCCGCCATATTTTCGATAGCCTGGCTGCTGTCTCTCCAATCAGTGAAATCGCCCGGAAGTATGAGAACCCCTGCTTTGCAGATCTTGGTTCAGGTGCAGGTCTACCCGGGATTCCCTTGGCAATAGCTCTGGAAAATTACTCCTTCACCTTGGTGGAAAGGATGGAGAGGAGAGTGAATTTTCTACGAAACGCTCTTGTAGCGACCGGTCTCTCTGAACGGGTGCAGATTGTCTCCCAGGACTTGAAACAGGTACGCCAGAAGTTCGATGTGATTACCTTCCGGGCTTTCAGGCCTTTGGTGGAAATACTTGATCTTGTGGACCCCATCCTCAGTGATGGTGGTGTAGTCTGTGCATACAAAGGCGTGCTAGACCAGGTTGAAGCAGAGCTGGACCAAGTTGCATCACAATGCAAAAGTAGGTGGAGTGCCCAGTATATCCCTCTCACGGTTCCCCAATTGGATGCAAATCGCACGCTTTGCGTTCTCACAAAGATTTGA
- a CDS encoding DNA translocase FtsK, with product MKEGRGKGSLVAGVVCLLLTLLVGALEVLPLLGIELSVVTWASSLLNRFFSFTVFPAPFSLIPLAVLLGLWTIMIFTFRVKNRFLYVLIPLTGIMAYTLYSLSHLMQGSTRPILIRTIPEDLRSASFRVVLIFFAEMALFVMLTLIGDGMKRYKIARAEMGKVKKEKRERKKGHSSKDQETPEDEEETITLSKKPVEAEEVLEGASFADQQVAFPPIAEVPSLESLSRKHTPSDRKTPLEDTIAVKEMQVGKVSIGALHTLGEERKRNNGLTYLERKQRELETQKKEAETHPQPKDEEKHKKEPVQLSGFLQGALEAVGKAPRKNNARRNEPQGKVKSMLAQAVEEQQGKREEPPAKPSQHMNIRERILSVRYEPKGKEERPPNREVADPFFRPNQPKTESPLPVTPKSEMTPEPGFAPKSTAQPTGGGELVGEAVQTESKEHEEDPLESASGVGGLSSRSEGSALINRKRITYQYPDESILVTYPQIGDVVDEQTVNQGKLLVATLEQFNINAELTNIVRGPTVTMFELLPAPGVRVNSIVNLSDNIALALAATQVRIVAPIPGKSAVGVEIPNLKRDIIGFREMLPSLTASLGIPMVLGRSLMGDPVVVDVIKAPHLLIAGSTGSGKSVCVNSLICSVLFRRSPKQVRMILVDPKIVELNIYNGIPHLLTPVITDAKKTLKALDFCLYEMDRRYKLLQALSVRNIIGYNEKIESSRLAREKLPYILVVIDEFADLMHLVGKDMESKVSRLAAMSRAVGIHLVLATQRPSVDVITGVIKNNIPTRIAFAVTSSTDSRIILDEPGADKLLGKGDMLYMSSSSPATERIQGSFLSDNEVEQVVAFVSSQGEPEYIDESFFEDDEPKASESSDDDVADSNDDEELMERALAIVVERKCASASYLQRRLKIGYNRAARMVEQMEELGYVGPPNGSKPRELIKYP from the coding sequence GTGAAGGAAGGTAGAGGAAAAGGTTCTCTTGTTGCAGGGGTGGTATGCCTCTTATTGACGCTATTGGTAGGTGCGTTGGAAGTTTTACCGCTTCTCGGAATTGAACTCAGCGTAGTCACCTGGGCAAGCTCCCTGCTTAATCGTTTCTTCTCCTTTACCGTTTTTCCAGCACCCTTTTCTCTCATACCACTTGCTGTACTGCTTGGCCTCTGGACGATCATGATTTTCACCTTCAGAGTCAAAAATCGCTTTCTCTATGTATTAATCCCTCTTACCGGAATTATGGCCTATACGCTCTATTCCCTTAGCCATCTTATGCAGGGAAGTACTCGCCCAATCCTGATACGAACCATACCCGAAGATCTGCGTAGTGCGTCTTTCCGTGTGGTGCTAATCTTTTTCGCCGAAATGGCTCTCTTTGTTATGCTCACCTTAATCGGGGACGGAATGAAACGGTACAAGATAGCCAGAGCAGAGATGGGCAAGGTTAAAAAAGAAAAGCGTGAAAGGAAGAAAGGACACAGTTCTAAAGACCAAGAAACTCCTGAGGACGAAGAGGAAACCATTACCCTCAGCAAGAAACCCGTTGAAGCAGAAGAGGTTCTTGAAGGGGCAAGCTTCGCAGACCAACAGGTTGCTTTTCCTCCCATAGCTGAGGTTCCTTCGCTGGAGAGTTTGTCAAGAAAGCATACACCGAGTGACCGAAAAACACCGCTGGAGGATACAATCGCGGTGAAGGAGATGCAGGTAGGAAAGGTAAGTATTGGAGCGTTGCACACACTTGGGGAAGAGCGAAAACGAAATAACGGGTTAACCTACCTGGAGAGAAAACAGAGAGAACTGGAAACCCAGAAAAAAGAGGCTGAAACACATCCCCAACCAAAAGACGAGGAAAAGCATAAGAAAGAGCCTGTTCAGCTCTCAGGGTTCCTACAGGGTGCTTTGGAAGCGGTAGGAAAGGCCCCAAGGAAGAACAATGCACGGAGGAATGAACCCCAAGGCAAGGTAAAGAGCATGCTTGCTCAAGCCGTGGAGGAGCAACAAGGAAAGAGGGAAGAACCTCCTGCCAAACCCTCTCAACACATGAATATCAGGGAACGTATTCTCTCGGTGCGGTATGAACCAAAGGGAAAGGAGGAGCGCCCCCCCAATCGGGAAGTAGCCGACCCCTTCTTCCGGCCCAATCAACCAAAGACAGAATCGCCACTTCCTGTCACTCCCAAATCTGAGATGACTCCAGAACCTGGTTTTGCGCCCAAGAGTACTGCTCAGCCAACTGGTGGTGGTGAGCTGGTAGGAGAAGCGGTCCAGACAGAGAGCAAGGAGCATGAAGAAGATCCTCTGGAGAGTGCCAGCGGGGTGGGTGGTCTCTCTTCCAGGAGTGAAGGAAGTGCTCTCATCAACCGTAAGCGCATCACCTATCAGTATCCTGATGAATCCATCTTGGTTACGTATCCACAGATTGGTGATGTGGTTGATGAACAGACGGTCAACCAAGGGAAGCTCCTGGTTGCAACACTTGAACAGTTCAATATAAATGCAGAATTGACCAATATTGTACGCGGTCCCACTGTTACCATGTTTGAGTTGCTTCCTGCCCCTGGGGTGAGAGTGAATTCAATCGTGAACCTTTCAGACAACATTGCCCTCGCACTCGCTGCCACCCAGGTCCGTATCGTGGCACCCATCCCTGGGAAATCTGCTGTGGGTGTTGAGATCCCCAATCTTAAGCGGGATATCATAGGTTTCCGAGAAATGCTCCCCTCTTTGACTGCATCATTGGGTATTCCCATGGTCTTGGGACGCAGCTTGATGGGAGATCCCGTGGTTGTTGATGTGATCAAGGCCCCTCATCTCCTGATCGCCGGTAGTACTGGAAGTGGTAAGAGTGTATGTGTGAACTCCTTGATCTGTTCGGTTCTATTCAGGCGTAGTCCAAAGCAAGTAAGGATGATCCTGGTCGATCCAAAAATTGTAGAGTTGAATATTTATAATGGGATTCCCCACCTGCTCACTCCCGTCATCACTGATGCGAAAAAGACCCTGAAGGCACTTGATTTCTGTCTCTATGAGATGGATAGACGGTACAAACTACTGCAGGCATTAAGTGTCAGGAATATCATCGGGTACAACGAGAAGATAGAGAGTAGTCGCCTCGCTCGTGAGAAACTTCCCTATATCCTGGTGGTTATCGATGAATTTGCAGATTTGATGCATCTTGTTGGTAAGGACATGGAGAGCAAGGTCAGTCGTCTTGCTGCCATGAGCCGTGCGGTGGGTATCCACTTGGTCTTGGCTACCCAGCGTCCTTCTGTTGATGTTATCACCGGCGTTATCAAGAACAATATTCCAACCCGTATTGCCTTTGCTGTTACCAGCTCAACCGATAGTCGAATCATCCTTGATGAACCTGGCGCAGATAAGCTACTCGGAAAGGGAGACATGCTGTATATGTCCAGCAGCAGCCCTGCAACCGAACGGATACAGGGCTCCTTCCTCAGTGACAATGAAGTGGAACAGGTCGTTGCATTTGTAAGCTCGCAAGGTGAGCCTGAATATATCGACGAGTCATTCTTTGAGGACGATGAGCCGAAGGCAAGTGAGAGCAGTGATGATGATGTTGCTGATTCAAACGATGATGAAGAGTTGATGGAGAGAGCGCTTGCGATTGTCGTTGAACGCAAATGTGCTTCAGCCTCCTATCTGCAGCGGCGTTTGAAGATTGGGTACAACCGAGCTGCCCGTATGGTTGAGCAGATGGAAGAGCTGGGCTATGTTGGGCCCCCCAATGGGAGCAAACCACGCGAATTGATCAAGTACCCCTAG
- a CDS encoding aminotransferase class IV, with protein MVGEHAVYNGKIILQSEAVVPVTQREIQSGFYVYESLRVIQAHPVHLEDHLLRLENSANLIHLDYPFSREEIGTWVHALIEVDLVEKASLRIQIYGGKQPQLFITTSEILSYPESFYTEGVKSLTYEGERLLPGAKTGNLLLNYLALEEARRNGCFEALLVDEEQKILEGTRSNFFAIKDGQLFTAQDEKVLLGITRDRVIKAAKLLGLQIRYEAPSLNKVVGGFYDELFISATSMAAMPISHVNGNSVGKAYTVTREISSLVRQWEMED; from the coding sequence ATGGTTGGAGAACATGCCGTTTACAACGGAAAAATCATATTGCAGAGTGAGGCAGTAGTACCGGTAACCCAGAGAGAGATCCAGTCGGGGTTTTATGTGTATGAGTCCCTCAGGGTCATTCAGGCACACCCTGTGCACCTGGAGGACCACCTATTAAGGCTTGAGAACTCTGCAAATCTTATACATCTTGACTATCCGTTCAGTCGGGAAGAGATTGGCACCTGGGTACATGCTCTGATCGAGGTGGATCTGGTTGAGAAAGCCTCCCTGAGAATCCAGATCTATGGAGGCAAGCAACCACAACTGTTCATCACCACGAGTGAGATACTGAGTTATCCAGAATCCTTCTATACAGAAGGTGTGAAATCACTTACGTATGAAGGGGAGCGTCTGCTTCCTGGCGCAAAGACGGGAAATCTCCTACTGAACTATCTTGCCCTGGAAGAAGCCAGAAGAAATGGATGTTTCGAGGCACTTCTGGTCGATGAGGAACAGAAAATCCTGGAGGGAACACGTTCCAACTTCTTTGCAATCAAGGATGGGCAGCTCTTCACTGCACAAGATGAGAAAGTCTTGCTGGGTATCACCCGGGATCGGGTTATCAAGGCAGCAAAGCTGTTGGGTTTGCAGATACGCTACGAAGCACCTTCTTTGAACAAAGTGGTTGGTGGTTTCTATGATGAGCTGTTCATCTCCGCTACCAGCATGGCTGCAATGCCAATTTCACACGTCAATGGAAACTCTGTTGGAAAGGCGTATACCGTAACCCGTGAGATCAGCAGTCTTGTCAGGCAGTGGGAGATGGAGGATTGA
- a CDS encoding DEAD/DEAH box helicase, whose translation MKFTELPLSEQVLKGIETAGFSDCTNVQEKVLPTSLSRRDVMVQSMTGSGKTAVYVLTILESFVQAIKAGKGKPKALIVAPTRELAVQIEEDTILLGSGIEDLTIGSFFGGVGYGKQDEILEKGCDIFVCTPGRILDYQKMHKIDFREFDIFVVDEADRMFDMGFYPDIQKMFSLLRDCTERQTMLFSATLSTKVRNLAWSFMNEPAEIEVNPEEITVNAITQELFHVAKDEKFSLFLQLLKKENPENCLVFTNTKARCIEVSKRLSLNGYPTKYLMGDLPQSKRLQTIDRMKEGKIRFLVATDVAARGLQIDDLELVVNYDIPDDFENYVHRIGRTARAGKSGKSITFADEEYVFNLEAVENFIQMKIPVIWPEEGDLEPVEDKSASYSFRDLVRDDEYGGRPSRGPRSGAKPSRGGSRPPRRGKPQSSGRPKRAKDERDNKPRGPKPERKERSQEPQRRRRPGSKSYAEIQNLSLEERLSYYKQQYKSEGGQIPEGSPEAKKSQPAVKKESPVRKDPAPKPSVAQKQETTQTKKKQNFFTRLFRRNK comes from the coding sequence ATGAAATTTACCGAATTACCCTTAAGTGAGCAAGTGCTCAAAGGCATCGAGACTGCAGGCTTTAGTGACTGTACCAACGTACAGGAAAAAGTACTCCCCACAAGCCTCTCTCGTCGTGATGTCATGGTCCAGTCAATGACTGGAAGCGGAAAAACCGCAGTGTATGTGTTGACGATTCTTGAATCGTTTGTCCAAGCCATAAAGGCTGGAAAGGGCAAACCGAAGGCATTGATTGTTGCTCCAACCCGTGAATTGGCTGTTCAGATTGAGGAAGATACCATCCTCCTTGGATCTGGTATCGAAGACCTCACCATCGGAAGTTTCTTTGGTGGTGTAGGATACGGGAAGCAGGATGAAATCCTGGAGAAGGGGTGTGATATCTTTGTCTGTACCCCTGGCCGTATTCTTGACTACCAGAAGATGCATAAGATCGACTTCAGAGAATTTGACATCTTTGTAGTTGATGAGGCAGACCGAATGTTCGATATGGGTTTTTATCCCGATATCCAGAAGATGTTCAGCTTGCTTCGTGATTGCACAGAACGACAGACGATGTTGTTCTCAGCAACGCTCAGTACAAAGGTACGTAATCTTGCCTGGTCGTTCATGAATGAACCAGCTGAGATTGAGGTTAATCCTGAGGAAATTACCGTTAATGCAATTACCCAGGAGTTGTTCCATGTTGCGAAAGATGAGAAATTCTCACTTTTTCTACAACTCCTGAAAAAAGAGAATCCTGAGAACTGTCTGGTATTCACCAATACCAAGGCACGATGCATTGAGGTCTCTAAGCGGCTCTCACTGAACGGATACCCGACCAAGTACCTGATGGGAGACCTGCCACAATCAAAGCGGTTACAGACAATTGACCGCATGAAGGAAGGCAAGATTAGATTTCTTGTGGCAACTGATGTTGCAGCCCGCGGGTTGCAAATTGATGACTTGGAATTGGTCGTTAATTACGATATTCCTGATGATTTTGAGAACTACGTTCACCGCATCGGCCGTACAGCCCGTGCTGGTAAGAGTGGTAAATCCATTACCTTTGCAGATGAAGAGTATGTATTCAATCTGGAAGCAGTAGAGAATTTCATTCAGATGAAGATTCCCGTAATCTGGCCTGAGGAGGGTGACCTTGAACCCGTCGAGGACAAGAGTGCCTCATACTCCTTCAGGGACTTGGTGAGGGATGACGAGTATGGTGGGCGTCCGAGTCGCGGACCTAGAAGTGGGGCAAAACCTTCCCGTGGTGGGTCCAGGCCACCCAGGAGAGGGAAACCACAATCCTCTGGCCGTCCAAAGCGTGCAAAGGACGAACGAGACAACAAACCCAGAGGGCCTAAACCTGAAAGGAAAGAGAGATCACAGGAACCTCAAAGACGTCGTCGTCCAGGCTCCAAGAGCTATGCAGAGATCCAGAATCTCTCTCTTGAGGAGCGATTGTCCTACTACAAGCAGCAGTACAAGAGTGAAGGGGGCCAGATTCCTGAAGGATCCCCTGAGGCCAAGAAGAGCCAGCCTGCTGTGAAGAAGGAGAGTCCTGTAAGAAAAGACCCTGCCCCTAAGCCGTCTGTTGCTCAGAAGCAAGAGACCACCCAGACGAAGAAGAAGCAGAATTTCTTCACCCGGTTGTTCAGGAGAAACAAGTAG